From Periophthalmus magnuspinnatus isolate fPerMag1 chromosome 1, fPerMag1.2.pri, whole genome shotgun sequence:
GCCAGCTGATAGTATAATATGTATATTAGATGATGGTGCAAATAAAGAACCAAGGTCAGTGAATAACAACAGCAAAGGCCTTGAAAGGAAAGATGACTGTAAAGAGGTTCCCAGTACAAACTCCAACAAACACTTCATGGCCATGTTGGCTGATGCTAAATACGTTGATGAAGATGGGAAAGGCGTCAGAAATTCAGGCTCAAAAAATAAGAATGCACaggtaaataaaaaacaggtcACTTATGGCTGGCGTCCatcttctgcatcctctgagGCCAAAGATACAGAGTCTGCTTCAACTTCTGGACACAGTGAGAGCAGAGCAGGCTCGGCAGCATCTAGAGATGCTCACAGTGTCAGTTCAGAAGAGCCCAATGACATAGTGACAGATGTGAGTCCCCTATCTTCTCCTGCCAGCAGCCGTTTACAGTCCCTAAATCTAAACCACTCTGAAACTGAAGATGACAGTGTGGAGCAACAGCAGAGTGTGCCCTCCAGTGGCTTGTATAGTGCACAACGCCATGAGAACTTCAGTCAAGACGAAGATGATTGTGAGTAGACACATCAACTACACTAACCATAACTGTGTtgtatctgcacattttaaccaGAATTATTCTATTTAGACTCCTTAAGTTCTGTGAGTCGACTGGATAGTAATGTAGTTGTGCAGTTTCCTGGTTCAAGGCATCGCAAGAACTACACGTTTTCCAACGATGAGGTCAAGCGCATAGATCGTGAGAACCAGCGTCTTCTTCAGCAGCTTTCCCGTTGCTCCTCAGGTTTAAGACCAGGAAGTGCAGCAGGACAGAGGCATTGTGTGACATCTAGTAAACCACCAAATCGTGTTTCACACAGCTCACTCAACAGATTGCGAGAACAACAGCGTATTGAACGGGACAATCTGGTGAGTATAATGCTGTGCTTTATATAGTATTACTAGTATAATTccattttattatgtttaaattacctttttattttatttagattttttctgGGCCAATAAAACATTACTATAGGCtttgtaataatattaatgttGAGGCTATAGACCAATAATATGTAATGTTTAAGTGTGGCAGGTATTTAATTATTGTATGAAAAATGCTGAATAGGGTAAAGACACTGCACATATAGAAAGCAACCTATAGAACttgtcattattttaaaactaacATGTAATTAATCCCTCAGAGCATTCAGTAGGTCCATGCGCATGTGTTCATTCATtagttttgttgtgttgtgattccATGTTGTGTTTGCACAGCACTGCAGATACTAGTTGTAGTAAAGTTTGTTTCAGTCTTTAAGAGACACCCTTGAAAGCAGACACGGATGGAAGTGGACAGATGGCAGCAGGTGGCACTCTAGCTGCATGCAGCACCCCAACTTCTGCAGCGCTGTCCTCTCACCCCATATTTCCCCTCCAACTGACCAGTGAGCCAGTAATGCCCAGAGACTTGATTCAGAGAAATTAGTATTCATCTATAATactaatattttaaagtaatcaTTTTTTACAAACTATATTTATCATTAAGTTATTTGAGATTAAAAGTGTGATGTTTAGGATGTTTCGCTCTTGTGTAGTACACCCTGTTCGTCACAAGTGCTTTTGGCCTTCTCTATTCTTAGAGTGAAGTAATTGAATATGCTGTCTGATGAGGTTTTCCACTGTGCCCTTAACATGTGTAAGGCAACTGTGGAACCAGCTCATTTCACTTCGCCCTGGGCACTTGGTTTGAGTTTTGCTCAAATGATTAagctttaattattttgttactaatttcatttaatttatttttgtatgtttttcacaTTATGGACTTGCTGGAGAATATTGCTTACTAtacagtagtacagtagtagcTGCATGCATTTAAccacttttagatatttcatttaGGTTCAAAATTGTCTTTACTTTTTTCCATCAACAGTTTTTGAATTTGGAATTTTTGATCCTATTTTTGTCCAAATCTGAGCAGGTGTTTCTTTGCAGTGGCTGCTATAATGAAGTAGCTTCTTCTTAAATTGTCTTTTTCCTTAGAGGCTTGTCACAACTAATAGTCTGTTTGTAGTTTTTTGAGATATTGCCAATTGATATGACacaactttaaaacataataatagcaTATTAAGAAAAGCAAAtgattttaagatttaaatatgGTTGTGCTggtatgttctattttttttataggcatttttaaaaagacttgAATCTGTAAAACCAACTCCGGGTATGAAGCGTTCAGAGCAACTGGCTGATTACCAGCGCCAAGCCGGTTACCTGGGAATACGTTCTATTTACCAGACCACCACAAAGAAATCCTCCAGTAAAGTATCTTAGTGTTATTTAACTTAAATGACTGTGCTATGACGTAAAATAtcaagcatttatttatttagatgctATACATTTATATGAGGTGTGTGCTTTTATCAGGTATAGGCCATATTCAAAACAAACCACCCCATCATGGTGCCAGATCAACTTCCACTGCCACAGAGCTCAGCAGCACTCCTGCATCCAGGACACGGAAACCCAAAGCAGCACCACCAGCCTGGAGTTGACCAGACAATAAAGAGGATAGAAACTATCCTCCTCTGCTGTctttttatgttaatatttcatgtgTGCTGCGTGACAAAACTTGTCCTTTAGAAATAGGTACTGCACATGTGACatgatctgtttgtttttgtctataCCTTTAATGGTTGATTCTACTCATCCATATTACTTATGGTGCactttatgttgtgttttagtAAACTCTGCCATTATTTCATGCTGTTGCATGGATCAACATGGACATGAGTTAATATTGTTGCAGCCTTATATTGTATATAAAGCAACTTTCCTTTATAATAaatggttttaaaatatttgtatagaTGTCTTATGTTTtgacaaatataattaaaaacatttagtaTAAGACCTctttattaataaaacaatgtaAGAAGCTGGGATACATGGATTAGTAGGACCACATTACAACTAAACATTGTAAAATATGGAACAGAAAGTGGCATTGTCCAGTATTTTTGGCACAGCGGCAACGAACCACCAGCTTGAGTAGGTTACCCCGCATCAACCTGTGCCGTTTCACAAGTAGGATATTTACAATTATTGGAGGGGCCATTTCTTTGGCTGGAATACATT
This genomic window contains:
- the cfap97 gene encoding cilia- and flagella-associated protein 97 — protein: MFSPSELEGEVDHTFFDSDCEDGKAEDGKKVNTTSTTTTTTTTTTETDISATSKKIQPKPADSIICILDDGANKEPRSVNNNSKGLERKDDCKEVPSTNSNKHFMAMLADAKYVDEDGKGVRNSGSKNKNAQVNKKQVTYGWRPSSASSEAKDTESASTSGHSESRAGSAASRDAHSVSSEEPNDIVTDVSPLSSPASSRLQSLNLNHSETEDDSVEQQQSVPSSGLYSAQRHENFSQDEDDYSLSSVSRLDSNVVVQFPGSRHRKNYTFSNDEVKRIDRENQRLLQQLSRCSSGLRPGSAAGQRHCVTSSKPPNRVSHSSLNRLREQQRIERDNLAFLKRLESVKPTPGMKRSEQLADYQRQAGYLGIRSIYQTTTKKSSSIGHIQNKPPHHGARSTSTATELSSTPASRTRKPKAAPPAWS